The segment catggtggtgtagtggttagcactgtcgccttgcacaggttcatttacatttacatttagtcatttggcagacgctcttatccagagcgacttacatttttatctcattacacatctgagcagttgagggttaagggccttgctcaaggacccaacagtggcaacttggtggttgtggggtttgaacctgggatcttccgaaccgtagtccaatgccttaaccactgagctacctcgattcccggtcagacttgattcccgtctctgtgtgcatagagtgcagggtgtaccccgcctcgtaccctaagcctcctagaataggctccaggtccccgcaaccctgaatacaggataatgcggtatagaagatgagtgagtgagttattaACAGcctgaaaaaaagaatttagcatgttttgcaaacaaactcttcttttatacatacagtatgtacatgttTACACTGTCCAACGTTATTTATTGCCAGTCTACAGGAGTTAGGTATTTTCAGGAGGCACTACATATCATGTACATTACCGCTCAAAACCGGGattactttctaactccatggtcattcctgattaaaaaaaaataaattacactgtaaagcaatgctgaaggtgtTCAAAATATGCAATCATTTCTTTTagacagttaatattgagatgtatcttctactcatgatctgtaaagcctttataacagcttttgatttttgaggctggtaactctacaTGACATCTCCTCTGCGGCAGAGGTAAGTTTCGATCATGCTTTCCTGTGCTGggtcagtttcatcatggtgcttgatgggttttgcaaatttacttgacaatactgttttgcaagaactgttccagaaaggctgacctctgtgtcttaaaataacaattgactgttattgttacataattacctaattccatgttatttcatagtttattttttttatccccagtattgttgtagaatgtaggaaagaaataactaaacaaagacatttgcaagtgatctcgaacttttgagcggtagtgtacatTTAGCATTGAAAGcttggatagccatgtaaaagaTTACCCTGGAATATTAAAATCATAATATATAATgtgctacatactgtattacataGAATTAGGCCTATATTAAAGTggaaacattttgtaaaatgaataaGAGTTGAGACACAACCTCCAAAGGTTAAATACTAGAAAAGGTTCATTAGCATGTTGCCCTATATTACTACGTACAATTTAACATGATGAAGGATCTTTGTGTTGAAAATAATGGCTAGAAATTATCGACCAAAGATTTGTGTAGAATTATGGTATGTAATATTACTTCTGTAAGGGTGAACATTTACTCACATTTGACCTCTAATTACATTGTGGCATgcctatttatttttgattatactAATATGTTATAATCAACCTTAACATGTTTTCAGATGTTCTTCCAAGCAGCCtatctttattataattttttacattgtacttTCACTGTTTTGGTGTCCCAGGCAGTCATCCTCCTGGCAGATCAGTTTATAGGTCTTTTTGTTTTCCTCAGTCTCAGTGTTGCCAATATCTGTGTCCTGGTTCTGCAGTTCCTTTCGTGACAGATGTTCCACAATACCAGCTCCTAAGGAGTCTCCCAGGACATTGGCAGTGGTTCTGAGACGATCCCTGAACACGAACACACAGACAGATCTTCTCAATAAAAGATAACACATGACTTGCTTTCAAGGCATTTCGAAATTTGATTTGAGATTTTGCATCCATAACAAGATGCATGCTATATTTGGTGCATTGGCCACCGTACTGGCTTGAaaacatttcttattttatcaGATCATCTGCCTGCATTATGTATCAATAACCTTTTGCAAGAGTGCTCTCTGCTGGAGCCGCATGCTTGAATGTGACATTTAGTCAAGACTTACAAGAACCAATCCACAGCAATGATGAGTGTTATGTCCTCGGTGGGCAGTCCCACAGATGTCAATACAATCACCATGGTTACCAGACCAGCCTGAGGAATACCTGCTGCTCCAATGCTGGCAGCTGTTGCTGTGATACtggaaaatgacattttaataagAAAGATATTGAAAGGAATTCTCAAAAAGTGtttaggtatatatatatatatatatatatatatatatatatatatatatatatatagatatatatagatatatatatatatatatatatatagatatagatatatatatatatatatatatattcgaaacacaccagtaagccataacattaaaaccattaccaTTTAAACCAACTAGGATTTGGGTTCCTGTTGTGCCACATGGGTAGCACTATCTGCTTGGGGCATGGCTCCAAAGTACCTTTGGGGATGTCCTCTGGTGTCTTGTAGCAGGACTTTGGGGGTTGTTGGATATGTCCTCTGTGAATCAGATGGATCCCAACAATCCTTgaatctggggaatttggaggtcgGGTCAGCACttttgggctctttgcctgcaaGGTCAAACCTGCCAGGCTGTGATGGGCTGGATGTTCCGATTCCTTTATATCGTGGCTCAGAATTTACATTTCTTTAGCAACTTGTGTTGCAATAGCTTttttgtgggattggaccagatgCTCTGGACTTTGATCCCCATGGCCATGGGGGAGACTTGAGTGCTCATGATCCCGTCAGCAGCTTGTTGTTGTTAATCAGTTTATCTGGCAGTGGTGttgatgttatggctaattggtATATTGATGTAGCACTATAACATAACGACCTTTGAAACAACAAGACTTTAACCATTCTTATTTGGAATAATTCATTATTACCTGATGGTAAGGATTTGTCCAAAGTTCAGGTCCATGTCATTAACTTGGGCTATGAAAATGGCAGCCACTGCTTCATACAGAGCTGTACCATCCATGTTTATGGTGGCGCCCACAGGTAAAACAAACCGCGTTACACGTTTGTCCACATGGTTGTTCTCTTCTAAGCAACGGAAGGTGATGGGAAGCGTGGCTGAACTGCAGAAAAAGCAGATTATGTGTTGCATTGCACAAAAACTGCTGAACATTATTATTTGCTTAGAGCTCTTTATAACATTTTGCTTCGTTCACACACATCATAGTGTTCAATGATATTCAATGAGTGCTGTTATAGAGTACAACAGTTGTACTGACTaccagcatggctgtgatatcTTTAGAACAATAAGATGCCTTACATAACTACAAGTTTACTGTATGGTCTTCTGGTCAAATCCCAAGTCTGTGACGTGTCCCCTGTGTCTGTGATGACTTCTATTTACTGGGGACCTTCTATTATGTGTCAAGACTATGTCCCTGCTAtagcctctttctctctcaaacCCCACCTTAACCGTCTTTTTGATAGTTCCAGGCCTTGGATTATACTCCAAGAGATGGAGACTTAGTCCAAGTCTCCATCTCAGTCATTGCAATTACTCCTGGCTCTATGCACTCAGTCCTTCTCATGTTTGTTGCAATAGTGCCACCTGGTGCTACAGAAAGTGCAGTATCATTGCCCTCTCAACCATAGTCCAGGTGCCCTCTTGCCTGCTGTTTTTCACATAATAGATGCATTAAGGGAAATATTGGAAATGCCCTAATTACCTGGAAGATGTTCCTAAGGCCATAACCAAAGCCTGGATGAGACCACCGATAAATGTATAGGGGTTTCTTCGAGTAATCAGAAAGAAGAGTGAGGGCAGAATGAAGAGACCATGGATGAGTAAACCAATGATGACACAGAAGGTGTACATGCCCAACTGCCCTCCAACCTGTGCCAGATCTTTCATCTCCATGATCTTTCCAGCAATTAGAAAAAGGATCCCAACTGGTGCATACCTAAAGAATGTGTGAATAGGACGCATAAGATGTTTATTACTTAGTGGAAGACAAAAGAAATGTGTCACATATAATCTATTCCTACTTAACCAGAATACCTACCAGATTATGATTGCTACTAAGCGCATTATGGCATCATTGAGGCAGTCGAAGAATTCCTTCAGCGGCTGGCCCTGCTGCTTCATATTCCCGATCACTAAGCCAAAGAACACAGAAAACACCACCAGACCAAGAGCATTAACCCCATTAGAGGAGCCTGAGACTGGAATCATCTCCTCCACTGTCTCCTGTATGGTCTGCAGGACTGTGCTGTAATTTCCAACCTGGATGAACTTGGTGGCATTGGTCTCATGACTCACATTGACTAAAATAGTGATGTCCTTGGTGAAAACTGTTTTCTTGTAAATCGTTTTGTACTGTCTCAACAAAAAAATAGAAGACATGTACAAATAAGTTTTACTTATTTCAATTGCACATGTTTTTCTTTACCTTAGTGATCATATATAAGCATCATATATCCCATACCTGTTTGAAACAAGCTTCAACTAAATTAGGAGGAAACATGTTTCTGtaaaaggagtaaaaaaaaaaaagttaattattataCCTATTtgcctttatatataaatattgattAAAGTCAAAACTCAAATACATCGATTATTGTGGCGTTAATCCCCTTCTGTACATATGGGTGTGTCTCTTCACCTGATAAGATCCAGAAAGGCATCAGCAGCTTGCACTGATTCAATACTCCCAGTAGAGGACATTGGACTGTCTCTGTTGCCTTTTCCCGGCTTTACGATGATCACCATGACAATACCGATAAACACAGCGATGATAGTGGTCACCATGTAGTAAACCACAGCTCGTGCTCCCATCTTTCCAGAAGCTCCACTATCCAAGGAGGAAATCCCTAAAAAGGGGGCAAAATGGCGTAAACTTTATTACACATGGAAAGCGTTTAGACTAGAactcttttctaattacaaactGAATCAAATCAGTTTACATCTGTTTACAAAAGCTAAGAGAGAAGGCCAGAACAGCTTAAACATGCCTCGAACCAGCTTACAGTTCTGTCACAACACTGAACTACATCTGTT is part of the Clarias gariepinus isolate MV-2021 ecotype Netherlands chromosome 15, CGAR_prim_01v2, whole genome shotgun sequence genome and harbors:
- the slc1a6 gene encoding excitatory amino acid transporter 4 isoform X1, coding for MCKSFLRRNTFVLFTVAAVVAGIVLGFVMRPHNLTLREIKYFSFPGELLMRMLQMLVLPLIVSSLVTGISSLDSGASGKMGARAVVYYMVTTIIAVFIGIVMVIIVKPGKGNRDSPMSSTGSIESVQAADAFLDLIRNMFPPNLVEACFKQYKTIYKKTVFTKDITILVNVSHETNATKFIQVGNYSTVLQTIQETVEEMIPVSGSSNGVNALGLVVFSVFFGLVIGNMKQQGQPLKEFFDCLNDAIMRLVAIIIWYAPVGILFLIAGKIMEMKDLAQVGGQLGMYTFCVIIGLLIHGLFILPSLFFLITRRNPYTFIGGLIQALVMALGTSSSSATLPITFRCLEENNHVDKRVTRFVLPVGATINMDGTALYEAVAAIFIAQVNDMDLNFGQILTISITATAASIGAAGIPQAGLVTMVIVLTSVGLPTEDITLIIAVDWFLDRLRTTANVLGDSLGAGIVEHLSRKELQNQDTDIGNTETEENKKTYKLICQEDDCLGHQNSESTM
- the slc1a6 gene encoding excitatory amino acid transporter 4 isoform X2 codes for the protein MCKSFLRRNTFVLFTVAAVVAGISSLDSGASGKMGARAVVYYMVTTIIAVFIGIVMVIIVKPGKGNRDSPMSSTGSIESVQAADAFLDLIRNMFPPNLVEACFKQYKTIYKKTVFTKDITILVNVSHETNATKFIQVGNYSTVLQTIQETVEEMIPVSGSSNGVNALGLVVFSVFFGLVIGNMKQQGQPLKEFFDCLNDAIMRLVAIIIWYAPVGILFLIAGKIMEMKDLAQVGGQLGMYTFCVIIGLLIHGLFILPSLFFLITRRNPYTFIGGLIQALVMALGTSSSSATLPITFRCLEENNHVDKRVTRFVLPVGATINMDGTALYEAVAAIFIAQVNDMDLNFGQILTISITATAASIGAAGIPQAGLVTMVIVLTSVGLPTEDITLIIAVDWFLDRLRTTANVLGDSLGAGIVEHLSRKELQNQDTDIGNTETEENKKTYKLICQEDDCLGHQNSESTM